Proteins encoded by one window of Mustela erminea isolate mMusErm1 chromosome 5, mMusErm1.Pri, whole genome shotgun sequence:
- the LOC116591467 gene encoding translation initiation factor IF-2-like isoform X2: MGSPVLRFVFVKVILRRRQSLNPSGERKTTQKPNPPTWALPAARRVRLPAAPAAPPSVAGWNEIKTPLLSLTPTQASAAPASGLPSAISCPWSLRPETRRRSPGKPPARTARSRPAPRGHGRGLLRSYCE, from the coding sequence ATGGGGTCACCAGTCCTACGTTTTGTCTTCGTGAAGGTGATTCTTCGGAGGAGACAGTCTCTGAATCCCAGTGGGGAGcgaaaaacaacacaaaagccAAACCCACCGACGTGGGCTCTGCCTGCTGCCCGGAGGGTACGCCTTCCCGCGGCGCCAGCCGCCCCGCCCTCCGTCGCCGGCTGGAATGAAATAAAGACGCCCCTGCTGTCGCTAACCCCGACACAGGCTTCAGCCGCCCCGGCCAGCGGCCTCCCCTCTGCCATCAGCTGCCCTTGGAGTCTCCGCCCTGAGACTCGTAGGCGGTCCCCGGGGAAACCGCCCGCGCGCACGGCGCGCTCCCGGCCAGCACCTCGCGGCCACGGCCGCGGTCTCCTCCGCAG